TATAGGGCATGTTTCACTCTGACTTCATGATTAAAGGTACAGTTTAGCGCAGATTTCAGTCACCAGACTTTCAGAACACTCAACGATCATGGTAGCGATCGTAAATGACACCATCTACGTTTGGCGAAACCTTCCGAGCTCAGCAAATACCACTCCAGAAAAAAACCTAAGAGCTGGGCAAAGAAACGTCTGGGACGAAAGCCCTGAAGGCCCGATTCTGCTGTCGTTGCTGGCATGTAGTCATGACTAAAAGAAACACACATAAGGTGAACACAGTTAAGAACAGAGACGGTGACAGAATTTATGTATACCCAGAGATTCTCAGTGTGACTTCTCAATTTGAGAATTTGCCGGTTGCCTTCTTTCTGTCAACTCAAATACCTTAATTACTGGCAAATCCTCTCAGAGGATGAGTAATGATCTGGGATCAAGTCTGCCCTTCACTCATTATGATTGAAAAAGGCTAAGCAGATCCTAGATCAGTACTTCCACGCTGAGACACTCCATGAATACAGCCCCGATGTGTCTCCTATTCACAGAGGATGTCACAAGGTTCTCTTCTCATCTCCAGGTACAAAGTAGGGGTTCTCATGGCCTTGAACCAAGTAGGAATAGCGAGATGGGTTCTTTCCCGTGAACGTGTTCAGGCTTTCTGAGGTTATGTCATATGAACCCGTCTGTAACATAGAAACAAAACGTCATTCAGCGATCGCACACGCGCAAAactacatgcagacacacatagccccaggtaaaaaaaaacatgacacattAAATTAAGATGACAACACTGATTGGTGAATGCCTCTTTGGCTGGTACATCATAACATATTAAAACCCAATGGGAGATCTTTATCCCTTAACCAGATATTAGCGAGGCACTGGCGAATGCTCCACGGAGCAATTACACAACGTGCATGTGTCTTTCCCTTCACCATGTCAGGTCAAATCATCAGCTGAGGTCAGTGTTTGCAGAGATTAGGTGTGATTAGTAAAAAGAGTTTAGGCCAAGCGTAGCTGGACATAGAAACTTACCCTTTTCTCCCATTTAGGCAAGTGGCAGATCCCCTAAAGCAACAGACTGGTCAGGCAGGGAAGGGAGGCAGCACACAGTTATCTAACTAACTAATAGAAACACTAAACCTTCCGGTAGGACCACTACAGCCCcggtggtgggggggttagTTACACAGACATGTGTTGGAGGCAGATTTGGCCTGAAGTCAGAACatgtatgtgattggttgactctgAATTTATGGTTAAGGGTATGGTTTAGAATACAGACAGGCACGAGCTCAGGTGAAATGTCCTCTCAGAGCATTCAGCCTGTTTTAAATAAGTTCCACCCACAACATTGGTCAATCAATCACCTACATTACAGGGCATATTTGCCTCCAAGTCACGTTTGAAAAAGTTCTATGGCACATCAAGTAACAGATATGGTGCATAACATCTGGGCGCCTAATAGTTACACAACAAACATAAAAAGAATCTGATGTCTTCTATGTACAAGACAGAGAAGATCTTAGAGCTAGCATTTGAAGGTTACTGCAGGGAGAGGGAAAGCAGGCAGGACAATTTCAAGTTGGGACAATGTCCAAGCTAGATGTTTAGGTAGTGGTGAGTGGGATATATCGGGGAAGAGGAATGCATGAGTGGGATATATCGGGGCTGACTCACCGCTCCGTTGGTGTGGGGCTTCTTGTCAACCAGGGTGTGCATGCTACCACCCTCGGTCATCTCAATGGGGGCCGGGTCCCAGTTGGTGCTGGCCCGGGGGATCGGGGTGATGCCCTGTACGTTGGACCAGGAGCCGCGGAAGTCCTCGGCCAGGTACGGGCTGTTGAAGTCCGCCGAAGACTTTTTCTCCAACGGCGACCCGCACCTCCTGCTAGACACGTAGTTAGGCGGAGGTTGACATGTCTTAAGACACGGCCATGTGGCGCTGCTTATTTTACAAACGGCAACACTTTGGgaagacattttgtaaatatatatttttagctaAATCTGTGATTTTTGTTGTGCTTCACAGCGAAACATTTTGCGGGCCTAAAAAAGTCAGTAGATGGACAGGCTACTTGTTGACACCCTGCATTAAATGGTCAATATCCGCTACTCCTAAGTGAACATATGTATTATTTGGTGTGAAAACTGATAAGACATTGGAGGGCTGGGACTAAAAGAACTAGGAAACGCCTAGTTCTCAGACCAGTGGTTCGACGAAGGGTGGCCTCTCCTGACGGTTCAGGTCAAGAGACGGAAGGAGGGGGGAAGTGGAGAGGCacaggagagaaaaggggaggggcAGAGTAGACAAGGTCTCTGTATTCTTACCAGCAGTAGTATACAAGCAGGGCtaccaggaggaggaggaggaccccGCCCAACACACAGGCGACCACCACCACTGCTAGCAGAGCCGCTACAAAGAGGAAGAAAACACACTGGCTCACTGGGAAATAAAAACACCACCGACAACAAGTGTCAGGACCCGTTTACAGCCACTTACAGTCAGTGCAGTTGAATCCAGCGTAGCCAAAGGAGCACCTGGAATGGAATGACAACAGCGAACTCAATATACGCAGTGTATTAGCCAGCCACAGTAACTGCACAGTGCTGTTGCTGTTACACTGTGAGGCCACAAGGGGGCAATAGTAACTCGGCAGAGGCCATAAACTGTGATTCAGAGGTGATATTGACAAGGGGAAGTCTGCATGGCTCAACCAAACAACATGAGATACTCACGGCACACACATGTCTCCATCTGCCCTTTGACCACTGGGACAGGCTGTGGAGAACAAGGAAACGCAGTGAAGGATGGCCATAAAAGTAGATAgctatatgtataaatatatatatatatatatatatatatatatgtgtgtatatatatacacacacacacagaacaatgaGTTTTATCTGGTCTTCGTGGAGACAGCAGTGGAACTGTTTTAAAGAGAGGAACTGGCTTGGGTTCTCTGTGCTGTCACCGCCAATTCTGTGTCCTGCGGCAACATGATCACAGACGGGAATGGGTGAGGCTTTGTTTAATGAGTCTCACAATGAGCACAACGCTGTGGAACGGGAAGGTGCTCTAACGCTGAGGAAAGAAGTCAGTACGTGTGGACTGACAGGTAGCAGCAAGGAGAGCCGACAAACTCACTAGTCTAGGGGTTCTGCCCCTTCCAAAAAAGGCCAGAGTGGACAACACAGATCCAGGCCCTGCCTCGGCTGATAGCTAACGTGATTTTCTAACTGGTTTCCAGGGGTAACAACCCTATGGCCGACAAATACAGAGTTATATGTAATCCGCAACACTTGACCTCCTTTCTGCCTCATCctgttctttctctctatcaGGGACACAGACGTTTTTTAATGAACACCAATGCATTATTTTAATGGTGACTCTGCCATTTGGTTCATGTTGAAGCTCAGCCAAGTGTACTTGACCTTGCACTGAATCTACCCCAGTCTCTCTGTTTGTATCTACTTACGCTCCATCAAATGGAATGTATTTACTGCTACAGCATAAGCTTTTATCTTGTATCTCGTGTATCATTTGCGTATATACATAGACTGACTATTGATAAATTTAAGCAGTAAGAcacgagggggtgtggtatatgactAATGCACCACAGTTGTtgctgttcttaggcatgatgaagtgtggagtgcctggacacagagTATAGCTGTTGTATATTGGCAGCACACCAGAAACTCCCAAAATACCTAATTGTGCTTACAAACCAGTAACCAaggcaattagagcagtaaaaggTGATGTgtgtcatacccgtggtatacagtctcataaaCCAAAGCTATCAACCTATCAGCAATCAGGACTCCAAGCACACATCCAGACAATCACAGACTTTTATCAGAGACTCCTGTTGCTGAACAACCTTTCAGCGCTCTCGGCATAACGCTGAAACCCCCCAGCTCTTACCTGTACAGCTTTTGTTTGAGTAGAGGCTGTTGATGTAGCCCGGCTTACAGAAGCAGGTCGAAAAGCCGTCCTTGAAGGAACACGCGGTGGTATAGATGTCGCAGGGCAGGGGGACCTGTTCACACAGGTCAGTGTCTGgggaacagacagagacacactccGGTCAAGGGGACATGTGTGGCGGGTTCTATGACCGTCCCAGTGTCATACATTAAGTGGGTCTGCATTATCTACTCCACGTCACACTTCCTTCTGGGGTTAACAAAAGCACCCATCTGTCCATCATTGTGACGGTCACATGGTCACGGTCTGAGTTTGTTGGCGCTACAAAGTGCCCTGCTGGCGTCTGCTTCTACACAGGATGAAGCAGTTTTACACACGGGTGAATGTGGCGCTCTCCAGCACGGTCCCACAGGTAGTCCCACACTCCTTGATGGCTTTCACTATGGCGGCGTCCGTCATATTCTGGGTGGCGTTGGAGCCCTGCTCAAACATGTTGTTCACCATCGCTATCACGCTGCCTTGTCTGTAGAAACACAAACGTTGTGCAAACCAGCCAACAAGAGAAGGGAACAGAAGTTTCCTGGTTATTACTACAACTTTGACCTGGTATTTGGGGTCCCAGATAAGAAAATCTTACCTAAGCTGCACAACATCAGTTTGGATGTATCCAGGCTGCTCTTTCAAGGCTCCTCTCAGCTACAAATCAGATAAGAGAGGATTATTTTCCCTCATCGTCACTCTGGGAGGAAGATACACTCTAACGACTGGGCTTGGTGACTCAAGGACCTACCGCTTCTGAAATCCTGGCTGCTGTCTGCATAAATATCTCAGAAGACCGGTTGCTCATTTCAGCCTTAAATGTCTGGTTGAGATGCAGCTGTCCAGGGAACACACGtgctaaaaagaaaaatactttaaattaaGATAGATTTAATTCCAGCCTCCCAGTCTTCATTATAACACTAACAAAATCACTGACCTGATAAACAGCGACCCTGTGACAGATAGGTCCCGGACAGACACTGGCAGGTTCCGTTGAGACAGAGGCTATCAAACGGACAGGGAGTGGATGGACAGGCTATGGACACTGGTGGAGGCAGGGACGTGGTGATGGCTGACTCTGGATGGGTAGTGGTTCCACCTGTAGGGGAGGTGTGAAAAGGTGGAAGTGGGGTCTCACTAGTTCCGCTGGTGGATATTCCACTGGTTcctgttaaaacaaaaacaaaggtgaCATTGCAAAGCATCATCCGTCATTGTAGTCAGTTTTCAAAATACAGACACAACTACATTTATAACAAATTGCATAAAATGTTGGAGCATACCTGCTGTGGCAGGTGATGGGGTAGACTCTATGCCAGGGGTGGTGATGTTAGGCtcagtggtccctgaagtggTAGTCTGTGTTTGGTCTGTGTCAGTATTTGGAGTCTGAGGGGTCATTGTATTTGAAGTCTGAGGGGTCATTGTATTTGGGGTCTGAGGGGTCCCAGTATTTGGAGTCTGAGGTGTCCCTGTATTTGAAGTCTGAGGGGTCATTGTATTTGAAGTCTGAGGGGTCATTGTATTTGAAGTCTGAGGGGTCATTGTATTTGGGGTCTGAGGGGTCCCAGTATTTGGAGTCTGAGGTGTCCCTGTATTTGAAGTCTGAGGAGTCCCAGTATTTGGAGTCTGAGATGTACCAGTATTTGGAGTCTGTTGGGTGCCGGTAATTGGAGTCTGAGGAGTCCCAGTATTTGGAGTCTGAGGTGTACCAGTATTTGGAGTCTGTTGGGTCCCGGTATTTGGAGTCTGAGGGTTCTCAGTATTGGGAGACTGAGGGGCCCCAGTATTTGGTGTCTGAGGGGTCATAGTATTTGGAGTCTGAGGAGTCCCAGTATTTGGTGTCTGAGGGGTCATAGTATTTGGAGTCTGAGGAGTCCCAGTATTTAGAGTCTGAAGAGTCCCGGGATTTGGAGTCTGAGGGGTACCAGTATTTAGAGTCTGAAGAGTCCCGGTATTTGGAGTCTGAGGGGTACCAGTATTTAGAGTCTGAAGAGTCCCGGTATTTGGAGTCTGAGTGGTACTGGTATTTGGAGTATGTTGGGTCCCGGTATTTGGAGTCTGAGGAGTCCCAGTATTTGGAGTCTGAGGGGTCCCACTATTAGATGTCTGAGGGGTCCTGGTATTTGGAGTCTGAGGGTTCTCGGTATTGGGAGACTGAGGGGCCCCAGTATTTGGTGTCTGAGGGGTCATAGTATTTGGAGTCTGAGGAGTCCTCGTATTTAGAGTCTGAGGAGTCCCCGTATTTGGAGTCTGAGGTGTACCAGTATTTGGAGTCTGAGGGTTCTCTGTATTGGGAGACTGAGGGGCCCCTGTATTTGGAGTCTGAGGTGTCATAGTATTTGGAGTCTGAGGAGTCCTCGTATTTAGAGTCTGAGGAGTCCCCGTATTTGGAGTCTGAGGTGTACCAGTATTTGGAGTCTGAGGGTTCTCTGTATTGGGAGACTGAGGGGCCCCTGTATTTGGAGTCTGAGGTGTCATAGTATTTGGAGTCTGAGGAGTCCCTGTATTTGGAGTCTGTTGGGTCCCTACATTTGGAGTCTGAGGTGTACCAGTACTTGGAGTCTGTTGGGTCCCTACATTTGGAGTCTGAGGTGTACCAGTATTTGAAGTCTGTAGGGTCCCGGTATTTGGAGTCTGAGTGGTACTGGTATTTGGAGTCTGTTGGGTCCCTACATTTGGAGTCTGAGGTGTACCAGTATTTGAAGTCTGTAGGGTCCCGGTATTTGGAGTCTGAGTGGTACTGGTATTTGGAGTCTGTTGGGTCCCGGTATTTGGAGTCTGAGGAGTCCCTGTATTTGGAGTCTGAGGGGTCACTGTGTTTGGAGTCTGTTGGGTCCCTACATTTGGAGTCTGAGGTGTACCAGTATTTGAAGTCTGTAGGGTCCCGGTATTTGGAGTCTGAGGTGTACCAGTATTTGAAGTCTGTAGGGTCCCGGTATTTGGAGTCTGAGTGGTACTGGTATTTGGAGTCTGTTGGGTCCCGGTATTTGGAGTTTGAGGAGTCCCTGTATTTGGAGTCTGAGGGGTCACTGTGTTTGGAGTCAGAGAGGTCCCAGTATTTGGAGTCTGAGGGGTCCCTGTATTTGGAGTCTGAGGGGTCCCAGTATTTGTAGTCTGAGGGGTCCCAGTATTTGGAGTTTGATGGGTGCCTGTATTTGgagtctgaggagtctctgtaTTTGGAGTCTGAGGGTTCCCTGTATTTGgagtctgaggagtctctgtaTTTGGAGTCTGAGGGGTCCCGGTATTTGGAGTCTGAAAGGTGCCTGTATTTGGAGTCTGAGAGGTCCTGGTATTTGGAGTCTGAAAGGTGCCAGTATTTGGAGTCTGAGGGGTCCCAGTATTTGGAGTCTGAGGGGTCACAGTGTTTGGAGTCTGAGGGGTCACAGTATTAGGTGTCTGAGGGGTCCCTGTATTGGGAGACTGTGGGGTCCCAGTATTGG
This is a stretch of genomic DNA from Esox lucius isolate fEsoLuc1 chromosome 11, fEsoLuc1.pri, whole genome shotgun sequence. It encodes these proteins:
- the si:ch211-198m17.1 gene encoding protein HEG homolog 1 isoform X4, producing MTPQTPNTGTPQTPNTMTPQTPNTGAPQSPNTENPQTPNTGTQQTPNTGTPQTPNTGTPQTPITGTQQTPNTGTSQTPNTGTPQTSNTGTPQTPNTGTPQTPNTMTPQTSNTMTPQTPNTDTDQTQTTTSGTTEPNITTPGIESTPSPATAGTSGISTSGTSETPLPPFHTSPTGGTTTHPESAITTSLPPPVSIACPSTPCPFDSLCLNGTCQCLSGTYLSQGRCLSARVFPGQLHLNQTFKAEMSNRSSEIFMQTAARISEALRGALKEQPGYIQTDVVQLRQGSVIAMVNNMFEQGSNATQNMTDAAIVKAIKECGTTCGTVLESATFTHTDLCEQVPLPCDIYTTACSFKDGFSTCFCKPGYINSLYSNKSCTACPSGQRADGDMCVPCSFGYAGFNCTDSALLAVVVVACVLGGVLLLLLVALLVYYCCRRCGSPLEKKSSADFNSPYLAEDFRGSWSNVQGITPIPRASTNWDPAPIEMTEGGSMHTLVDKKPHTNGAGICHLPKWEKRTGSYDITSESLNTFTGKNPSRYSYLVQGHENPYFVPGDEKRTL
- the si:ch211-198m17.1 gene encoding protein HEG homolog 1 isoform X2 codes for the protein MTPQTPNTGTPQTPNTMTPQTPNTGAPQSPNTENPQTPNTGTQQTPNTGTPQTPNTGTPQTPITGTQQTPNTGTSQTPNTGTPQTSNTGTPQTPNTGTPQTPNTMTPQTSNTMTPQTSNTMTPQTSNTGTPQTPNTGTPQTPNTMTPQTSNTMTPQTPNTDTDQTQTTTSGTTEPNITTPGIESTPSPATAGTSGISTSGTSETPLPPFHTSPTGGTTTHPESAITTSLPPPVSIACPSTPCPFDSLCLNGTCQCLSGTYLSQGRCLSARVFPGQLHLNQTFKAEMSNRSSEIFMQTAARISEALRGALKEQPGYIQTDVVQLRQGSVIAMVNNMFEQGSNATQNMTDAAIVKAIKECGTTCGTVLESATFTHTDLCEQVPLPCDIYTTACSFKDGFSTCFCKPGYINSLYSNKSCTACPSGQRADGDMCVPCSFGYAGFNCTDSALLAVVVVACVLGGVLLLLLVALLVYYCWRCGSPLEKKSSADFNSPYLAEDFRGSWSNVQGITPIPRASTNWDPAPIEMTEGGSMHTLVDKKPHTNGAGICHLPKWEKRTGSYDITSESLNTFTGKNPSRYSYLVQGHENPYFVPGDEKRTL
- the si:ch211-198m17.1 gene encoding protein HEG homolog 1 isoform X3, with amino-acid sequence MTPQTPNTGTPQTPNTMTPQTPNTGAPQSPNTENPQTPNTGTQQTPNTGTPQTPNTGTPQTPITGTQQTPNTGTSQTPNTGTPQTSNTGTPQTPNTGTPQTPNTMTPQTSNTMTPQTSNTMTPQTSNTGTPQTPNTGTPQTPNTMTPQTSNTMTPQTPNTDTDQTQTTTSGTTEPNITTPGIESTPSPATAGTSGISTSGTSETPLPPFHTSPTGGTTTHPESAITTSLPPPVSIACPSTPCPFDSLCLNGTCQCLSGTYLSQGRCLSARVFPGQLHLNQTFKAEMSNRSSEIFMQTAARISEALRGALKEQPGYIQTDVVQLRQGSVIAMVNNMFEQGSNATQNMTDAAIVKAIKECGTTCGTVLESATFTHTDLCEQVPLPCDIYTTACSFKDGFSTCFCKPGYINSLYSNKSCTACPSGQRADGDMCVPCSFGYAGFNCTDSALLAVVVVACVLGGVLLLLLVALLVYYCCRRCGSPLEKKSSADFNSPYLAEDFRGSWSNVQGITPIPRASTNWDPAPIEMTEGGSMHTLVDKKPHTNGATGSYDITSESLNTFTGKNPSRYSYLVQGHENPYFVPGDEKRTL
- the si:ch211-198m17.1 gene encoding protein HEG homolog 1 isoform X1, producing the protein MTPQTPNTGTPQTPNTMTPQTPNTGAPQSPNTENPQTPNTGTQQTPNTGTPQTPNTGTPQTPITGTQQTPNTGTSQTPNTGTPQTSNTGTPQTPNTGTPQTPNTMTPQTSNTMTPQTSNTMTPQTSNTGTPQTPNTGTPQTPNTMTPQTSNTMTPQTPNTDTDQTQTTTSGTTEPNITTPGIESTPSPATAGTSGISTSGTSETPLPPFHTSPTGGTTTHPESAITTSLPPPVSIACPSTPCPFDSLCLNGTCQCLSGTYLSQGRCLSARVFPGQLHLNQTFKAEMSNRSSEIFMQTAARISEALRGALKEQPGYIQTDVVQLRQGSVIAMVNNMFEQGSNATQNMTDAAIVKAIKECGTTCGTVLESATFTHTDLCEQVPLPCDIYTTACSFKDGFSTCFCKPGYINSLYSNKSCTACPSGQRADGDMCVPCSFGYAGFNCTDSALLAVVVVACVLGGVLLLLLVALLVYYCCRRCGSPLEKKSSADFNSPYLAEDFRGSWSNVQGITPIPRASTNWDPAPIEMTEGGSMHTLVDKKPHTNGAGICHLPKWEKRTGSYDITSESLNTFTGKNPSRYSYLVQGHENPYFVPGDEKRTL